A single window of Methylacidimicrobium sp. AP8 DNA harbors:
- a CDS encoding DUF763 domain-containing protein, which yields MKRACAELPLHDGKAPAALFERMVRLAGAVVMAIVDEHGADEMLRRLADPWWFQAFGCLLGFDWHSSGVTTVTCGALKEAYRIYGSELGIVAAGGKGGSGRKAPEEIARAADRLGIAQGERLVYASRMSAKVDSAALQDGYTLYHHSFFFTPAGAWCVVQQGMNAECGRARRYHWIGESVADFVCEPHAAIRDLSGASRDASCPVPEVLLNMIAAEAGPNREASAALVRDDPARLLETLRAAIEGPTLFAPARHALLPVDVDLPRLGRILSAAHQAGPQDFETLLGTPQIGPKAIRSLALTAELIYGTPVSRRDPARSPRWADYAYAHGGKDGHPFPVDRRLYDQDIAVVTDAVRKARLGHTEKTEALRRLARLGG from the coding sequence ATGAAACGGGCTTGCGCCGAGCTGCCGCTGCACGACGGAAAGGCGCCCGCCGCCCTCTTCGAGCGGATGGTGCGCCTAGCCGGAGCGGTCGTGATGGCGATCGTCGACGAGCATGGTGCGGACGAGATGCTCCGCCGCCTCGCCGACCCCTGGTGGTTCCAGGCCTTCGGCTGCCTGCTCGGCTTCGACTGGCACTCCTCCGGCGTGACGACGGTGACCTGCGGCGCGCTCAAGGAGGCGTACCGGATCTATGGGAGCGAGCTGGGCATCGTGGCCGCCGGAGGGAAGGGCGGAAGCGGCCGGAAGGCGCCGGAGGAGATCGCCCGCGCTGCCGATCGCCTCGGCATCGCCCAAGGGGAGCGGCTCGTCTACGCCTCGCGGATGAGCGCCAAGGTCGATTCCGCCGCGCTCCAGGACGGCTACACGCTCTACCATCACAGCTTCTTCTTCACCCCCGCGGGGGCTTGGTGCGTGGTCCAGCAAGGGATGAACGCAGAGTGCGGCAGAGCCCGCCGCTACCACTGGATCGGCGAATCGGTCGCCGACTTCGTCTGCGAGCCGCATGCCGCGATCCGCGACCTCTCCGGCGCGTCCCGGGATGCCTCCTGTCCGGTGCCGGAAGTCCTTCTCAACATGATCGCCGCCGAGGCGGGACCCAATCGGGAGGCGAGCGCAGCCCTCGTCCGGGACGATCCCGCGCGGCTCCTCGAGACCCTGCGGGCGGCGATCGAAGGTCCTACCCTCTTTGCGCCGGCCCGCCACGCCCTTCTTCCCGTCGATGTCGACCTGCCGAGGCTCGGCCGAATCCTCTCCGCAGCCCACCAGGCGGGGCCGCAAGACTTCGAAACGCTGCTCGGGACCCCGCAGATCGGCCCCAAGGCGATTCGGAGCCTGGCGCTGACGGCCGAGCTCATCTACGGGACTCCGGTTTCCCGCCGCGATCCGGCCCGCTCGCCCCGCTGGGCGGACTATGCCTACGCGCATGGCGGCAAGGACGGGCACCCCTTTCCGGTCGACCGGCGCCTCTACGACCAGGATATCGCCGTTGTCACCGACGCGGTCCGCAAGGCGCGCCTCGGCCATACCGAAAAGACTGAAGCGTTGCGGCGGCTCGCCCGCCTCGGCGGCTGA
- the cas12b gene encoding type V CRISPR-associated protein Cas12b, which translates to MKQDIPPVQRAYTLRLGRGAAESPSCHRSVCDDWRDRLWKTHEAVNKGAKAFGEWLLTLRGGLCHTLIDIDVPGKGGRPARRPTDRERSNRRILLALSWLTVEDERGAPNIVARATEEDNRRAQAVEKALRTILEKRGVPKDEIEEWLRDCKPSLGARLREGAVWVNRSEVFDKRSKELAGLDRHYAQSTIMDFFGPEAEYLTLPVQDQDRETPSLSVGDESDDAAVFGEETEFSVRARRWISTNFGAGRKSDCGKIGRHLRLLAKADLSRFGSRPKAELVEEMAKLVCGTTVDFDGLVRGIGWSTGRPSKGYIAIKSLPEHPSRTDIERMQKTLCEEAGKKEGKSAGLGKPQWMQDLRQWVEECCGMPFRTDRDHTDEYSVMLDHAARRVSAAHSWIKKAEQRRREFEKAARILVRLQDRAPQAKAWLDRYCADRAAATGAGVDSGYRIRRRAIAGWEPVVKAWAGTRSGTEEERIIAARQMQDELKGEKFGDIQLFEDLAADEASCVWRGRDGKPDPSILVDYVEGSTAEHDRKRFRVPAYRHPDALRHPVFCEFGKSRWRIKFAIHENRKEETRQAEQEGRAARRKKGGHPNLHGLQMRLWDGRSADDVDLRWSSKRFAADLGLNHEPDANAPKVSRADRLGKAASKAVGPVVVMNVFQEKDWNGRLQAPRAGLERIAKLEEKGDRERAQAARSRLPWFLSFSARLLPKGPFISYARSLGFALNPRGKCDPNAAANKGRKQLAKLMLSRLPGLRLLAVDLGHRFAAACAVWEALSPDAFAEQIRRLGARGTGADDMYLHVKQTGSDGKPRTHVYRRIGPDKLPDGSEHPAPWARLQRQFLLKLQGEEEPARWAARQETDKVLRWEQDLGRDRTDPQDALPHRVDELMSEAVRTFRQALRRHADRARIAFNLASTEKLLPGGATEKLDQAGRVELLTQTLILWHDLFTAKGWKDQWAAHEWQKRGLSEVPIPEEKDASPAARRGLRKQLEDAFKPYAERLASTDLADWSRSWSDRWKKDDAEWVDRLKELKRWIAPRCLKRKKEARAAARYVGGLSLTRINRISELYEILKAFKMRPEPQNLRKNIPEKGDDALANFHRRLLDVRDRLREQRVKQLASRIVEAALGAGRIKIPKRGCAAKRPRLPERPRNPVDAPCHAVVVESLRHYRPDDLRLRRENRLLMEWSSAKVQKYLSEECQLYGLCFLEVPANYTSRQCSRTGLPGMRCVGVSADQFLHARRWQREVEAARKRLAKNGIDPRDRFLIKLADRLKKLAADQKLFLFPSTVLVPQQGGDLFLAAPPQDADLAGVSEPALQADLNAAANIGLRALLDPDWAGRWWYVPCRGGTSEPIMDKIKGSAAFAGIQRKLPVDGGASSPPADKGRTGTREVENLWRDPSADGLDKGIWRPTRAYWNAVQSRVVRLLLRSYGLDS; encoded by the coding sequence ATGAAGCAGGACATACCGCCGGTCCAGCGGGCTTACACCCTTCGGCTCGGCCGCGGGGCCGCGGAGAGCCCTTCGTGTCATAGGAGCGTTTGCGATGACTGGCGTGACCGGCTCTGGAAGACTCACGAAGCGGTCAACAAGGGAGCCAAGGCGTTCGGCGAGTGGCTCCTGACGCTCCGCGGAGGTCTCTGCCATACGCTCATCGATATTGATGTGCCGGGGAAGGGGGGGAGGCCGGCGCGGCGACCCACAGACCGGGAGCGGAGCAACAGGCGGATCTTGCTGGCGCTATCGTGGCTGACCGTCGAGGATGAGCGAGGGGCGCCCAACATAGTCGCCAGAGCAACCGAAGAGGACAACCGGCGGGCGCAAGCGGTCGAAAAAGCGCTCCGCACAATTCTGGAAAAGCGGGGTGTCCCGAAGGACGAGATCGAAGAGTGGTTGCGCGATTGCAAGCCGTCCCTCGGAGCGCGCCTCCGAGAGGGTGCGGTCTGGGTCAATCGGAGCGAGGTCTTCGATAAACGGAGCAAAGAACTGGCAGGCCTGGATCGGCATTACGCTCAGTCCACCATTATGGACTTCTTCGGGCCGGAAGCAGAGTACCTCACCCTACCCGTCCAAGATCAAGATAGGGAGACCCCGTCTCTCTCTGTCGGCGACGAATCCGACGACGCCGCTGTATTCGGTGAGGAAACGGAATTTAGTGTCCGCGCTCGCCGGTGGATCAGCACCAATTTCGGAGCAGGAAGAAAAAGCGACTGCGGAAAGATCGGCCGGCACCTGCGCCTGTTGGCGAAGGCCGATCTGAGCCGGTTCGGCAGCCGTCCCAAAGCCGAACTGGTCGAGGAGATGGCGAAATTGGTCTGCGGAACAACCGTGGATTTCGACGGTCTAGTTAGAGGCATCGGCTGGTCTACGGGTCGGCCTTCCAAGGGGTACATCGCCATCAAGAGCCTACCGGAACATCCGAGTCGGACCGACATCGAGAGGATGCAGAAGACGCTTTGCGAAGAAGCCGGAAAGAAGGAGGGGAAGTCGGCAGGGCTCGGAAAGCCGCAATGGATGCAGGATCTGCGCCAATGGGTTGAGGAATGCTGCGGGATGCCTTTCCGGACCGATCGCGATCACACCGATGAGTACTCGGTCATGCTCGATCACGCCGCCCGGCGGGTGTCGGCGGCGCATTCGTGGATCAAAAAAGCCGAACAACGGCGACGGGAGTTTGAAAAGGCCGCCAGAATTCTCGTACGATTGCAGGATCGAGCACCGCAAGCAAAGGCGTGGCTCGATCGGTACTGTGCCGACCGAGCGGCGGCGACCGGAGCGGGCGTCGACTCCGGCTACCGAATTCGAAGGCGGGCGATCGCGGGCTGGGAGCCTGTCGTCAAAGCATGGGCGGGGACGCGCAGCGGCACGGAGGAGGAGCGGATCATCGCCGCTCGGCAGATGCAGGATGAGCTGAAGGGGGAAAAGTTCGGCGACATCCAACTCTTCGAGGATCTTGCAGCGGACGAAGCCTCCTGTGTGTGGCGCGGGCGCGACGGGAAGCCCGATCCATCGATCCTAGTGGATTACGTGGAGGGCAGCACGGCGGAGCACGACCGGAAGCGATTCAGGGTGCCGGCGTATCGACATCCCGACGCTCTCCGACATCCGGTCTTCTGCGAATTCGGGAAGTCCCGGTGGAGGATCAAATTTGCCATCCATGAAAACCGCAAGGAGGAAACACGCCAGGCGGAGCAGGAAGGCAGGGCCGCTAGGCGGAAGAAGGGCGGCCATCCGAACCTCCATGGCCTCCAGATGCGCCTGTGGGACGGAAGAAGTGCGGACGACGTGGATCTGCGCTGGTCCTCCAAGCGTTTCGCGGCGGATCTAGGGCTCAACCACGAGCCTGACGCAAACGCTCCGAAGGTGTCGCGCGCGGATCGGCTGGGGAAGGCGGCATCGAAAGCGGTCGGCCCGGTGGTCGTCATGAACGTCTTCCAGGAGAAAGACTGGAATGGGCGGTTGCAAGCGCCGCGCGCGGGCTTGGAACGGATTGCCAAGCTCGAGGAAAAGGGCGATAGAGAGCGCGCTCAAGCCGCGCGAAGCCGTCTGCCCTGGTTCCTCTCGTTCTCGGCGCGGTTGCTTCCGAAGGGACCGTTCATCTCGTATGCGCGGTCCCTCGGGTTTGCCCTGAACCCGAGAGGAAAGTGTGACCCCAACGCCGCCGCAAACAAGGGCCGCAAGCAGCTCGCCAAGCTGATGCTTTCGCGGCTCCCGGGACTTCGCCTTCTGGCGGTGGATCTCGGCCATCGGTTCGCCGCCGCCTGTGCCGTATGGGAAGCCCTTTCGCCCGATGCGTTTGCGGAGCAGATCCGCAGGCTCGGCGCCAGGGGAACCGGTGCTGACGATATGTACCTCCATGTCAAACAGACCGGAAGCGACGGCAAACCCAGGACGCACGTCTACCGCCGCATCGGACCCGATAAGCTCCCTGATGGATCCGAGCATCCAGCCCCCTGGGCCCGTTTGCAGCGGCAATTTTTACTCAAGCTGCAAGGGGAGGAGGAACCCGCCCGTTGGGCGGCTCGCCAGGAAACGGACAAGGTCCTTCGATGGGAACAGGACCTTGGCCGTGACCGCACCGATCCGCAGGACGCCCTGCCTCATCGGGTCGACGAGCTGATGTCCGAAGCGGTCAGGACATTCAGGCAAGCTTTGCGCCGCCATGCCGATAGGGCGCGCATCGCCTTCAACCTCGCCTCGACCGAGAAGCTTCTGCCGGGCGGGGCCACGGAGAAGCTCGACCAGGCTGGTCGTGTTGAACTCCTTACGCAAACCCTCATCCTTTGGCACGACCTGTTCACAGCCAAGGGCTGGAAGGATCAGTGGGCGGCCCACGAGTGGCAGAAGCGAGGATTATCGGAGGTGCCGATCCCGGAAGAAAAGGACGCAAGTCCGGCGGCACGGCGAGGGCTGCGGAAACAACTGGAGGACGCTTTCAAACCGTATGCGGAACGATTGGCCAGCACCGATCTCGCTGACTGGTCCAGATCCTGGTCTGATCGCTGGAAGAAGGATGACGCGGAATGGGTCGACCGGCTCAAGGAGCTGAAGCGATGGATCGCCCCGCGCTGTCTGAAACGCAAGAAGGAGGCGCGCGCCGCCGCCCGATATGTCGGCGGGCTTTCGCTCACCCGCATCAACAGGATCTCGGAACTCTATGAGATCCTCAAGGCCTTCAAGATGCGGCCCGAGCCGCAGAACTTGCGCAAGAACATTCCGGAGAAGGGCGACGATGCCCTCGCAAATTTCCATCGACGCCTGCTGGATGTGCGCGACCGCCTCCGCGAACAAAGGGTTAAGCAATTGGCCAGCCGAATTGTCGAGGCCGCGCTGGGTGCGGGACGCATCAAGATCCCGAAGCGAGGCTGCGCGGCAAAACGTCCCCGTCTGCCGGAACGCCCGCGCAATCCGGTGGATGCCCCCTGTCATGCGGTCGTCGTCGAGTCGCTCCGGCATTACCGTCCCGATGACCTGCGCCTGCGGCGGGAGAACCGTCTCCTGATGGAATGGTCCAGCGCCAAAGTGCAGAAGTACCTTTCCGAGGAATGCCAGCTTTACGGCCTTTGTTTCCTGGAGGTTCCCGCTAACTACACAAGCCGTCAGTGTAGCCGCACCGGACTCCCTGGAATGCGATGCGTTGGGGTTTCCGCGGACCAATTTCTCCATGCCCGCCGGTGGCAGCGGGAGGTCGAGGCGGCGCGGAAGAGGCTGGCCAAGAACGGAATTGATCCCAGGGACCGTTTCCTTATCAAACTTGCCGATCGGCTGAAGAAGCTTGCAGCGGATCAAAAGCTCTTCCTCTTCCCATCCACCGTGCTCGTTCCTCAACAAGGCGGCGATCTCTTCCTCGCAGCGCCCCCGCAGGACGCGGATCTCGCCGGCGTCTCCGAACCAGCGCTCCAGGCCGACTTGAATGCTGCCGCCAACATCGGCCTTCGGGCGTTGCTTGACCCGGATTGGGCCGGGCGATGGTGGTATGTGCCCTGTAGGGGCGGCACGTCGGAGCCTATAATGGATAAGATCAAGGGATCTGCGGCTTTTGCGGGCATACAGAGGAAGCTTCCGGTCGACGGCGGCGCTTCCTCTCCGCCCGCCGATAAAGGCCGCACGGGCACTCGAGAAGTCGAGAACCTCTGGCGGGATCCTTCAGCCGATGGCTTGGATAAGGGTATCTGGAGGCCTACCCGGGCATACTGGAACGCTGTTCAGTCGCGGGTGGTCCGGTTGCTCCTACGGAGTTACGGTCTCGATAGTTGA
- a CDS encoding VWA domain-containing protein, with amino-acid sequence MNADDPRITAFLLGEREIFTPEEIEALEGILAGDPEEKEIRKAVRLLREGFSREEILLREEQERRQETARSRFRLDQGKRLRFGRWIPSLPWRLPGPFPIPALAGLFFCVLVAGLLLGLLGSFPPSLSQRREDPAHTPHVPAAAAETERSPSGSVSSPSRATAAITGPPAPAVRARSGIAAASATSPPQAADSGRGRNRRARQPDEGKVAEAEGFAGATTEGAMTSSMVPFVAGVLGSARALPGHLGAGQAPVPRARPGVLAAGQESDHGEGVNRNAFDAIAENRFLQVYDHPLSTFSADVDTASYSIVRRYLLDRKHWPPKGAVRIEELINYFPYDYPGPKGDEPFSVNVESASCPWAPDHRLVRIGIKARELPRESVPPSNLVFLIDVSGSMAMPNKLPLLRQSLDYLVDQLGEKDRVGIVVYAGAAGCVLLPTGDKEKIRRALGTLEAGGSTNGASGIEMAYDLAERSFLPEGNNRVILATDGDWNVGITSQSELLDLIAKKAKKRIYLTVLGFGMDNLNDSMLVKLADRGNGNYAYIDTLEEARKVFGADLHKTLYTVAEDVKFQVEFNPRKVSAHRLIGYEKRRLAEEEFNDDTKDAGEIGAGHTVTALYEIIPADGKAPSRSEVDPLRYQPNPPEKGGAGGAAVDPAVSNELLTVKIRYKQPGEKKSRRLEFPFTDRGQSWEASSEEFRFAAAVVAFGQMLTKSRWKGRSSWPLVRRLALEGRGKDPYGYRSAFLALVEAASALPADAQEEEEMED; translated from the coding sequence ATGAACGCGGACGATCCGAGAATCACGGCCTTTCTTTTAGGAGAAAGGGAAATCTTCACGCCGGAAGAGATCGAGGCGTTGGAAGGCATCCTTGCCGGCGATCCCGAAGAGAAGGAAATCCGCAAAGCGGTTCGGCTGCTTCGCGAAGGGTTCTCCCGAGAGGAGATCCTCCTGCGGGAGGAGCAGGAACGCAGGCAAGAAACCGCGCGGAGCCGCTTCCGTTTGGATCAGGGCAAAAGGCTGCGGTTCGGCCGATGGATTCCCTCGCTCCCGTGGCGCCTGCCGGGCCCGTTTCCTATACCCGCGCTGGCGGGTCTTTTCTTCTGCGTGCTTGTCGCCGGCCTCCTCCTCGGCCTTCTCGGCTCCTTCCCTCCCTCGCTTTCCCAACGAAGGGAGGATCCGGCGCATACACCGCACGTGCCGGCCGCGGCGGCGGAAACGGAGAGGAGTCCGAGCGGCTCGGTTTCTTCCCCGTCCCGGGCGACGGCGGCAATCACCGGTCCGCCGGCGCCGGCTGTCCGGGCGCGGTCCGGGATAGCCGCGGCTTCCGCGACCTCGCCCCCGCAGGCGGCGGACTCCGGGAGGGGCCGGAACCGGCGGGCGCGGCAGCCGGACGAAGGGAAAGTCGCCGAGGCAGAAGGGTTCGCCGGCGCGACCACCGAAGGAGCAATGACATCGTCCATGGTGCCTTTTGTTGCGGGCGTTCTAGGAAGCGCCAGGGCCTTGCCTGGGCATCTCGGTGCGGGTCAAGCTCCCGTTCCCCGCGCGCGTCCCGGCGTGCTTGCGGCCGGGCAGGAGTCCGACCATGGGGAGGGGGTGAATCGGAATGCCTTCGACGCGATTGCGGAGAACCGGTTCCTGCAGGTCTACGACCACCCGCTGTCGACCTTCAGCGCCGATGTCGACACGGCCAGCTACTCGATCGTCCGGCGCTATCTGCTCGACCGGAAGCATTGGCCGCCGAAAGGAGCGGTTCGGATCGAGGAGCTGATCAACTATTTTCCTTATGATTATCCCGGCCCCAAAGGAGACGAGCCTTTCTCGGTCAACGTCGAGTCCGCCTCCTGCCCCTGGGCCCCGGATCACCGGCTCGTCCGGATCGGGATCAAGGCCAGGGAGCTACCTCGGGAATCGGTTCCGCCCAGCAACCTCGTTTTCCTGATCGACGTCTCCGGCTCGATGGCCATGCCCAACAAGCTTCCCCTTCTGCGGCAAAGCCTCGACTACCTGGTCGATCAGCTCGGGGAGAAGGACCGGGTAGGGATCGTGGTCTACGCGGGGGCCGCCGGCTGCGTCCTCCTGCCCACCGGCGACAAGGAGAAGATCCGGCGAGCGCTCGGCACCCTGGAAGCGGGGGGCTCGACCAACGGGGCTTCGGGCATCGAGATGGCCTACGATCTGGCGGAACGGAGCTTTCTTCCGGAAGGAAACAACCGGGTGATCCTGGCGACCGACGGAGATTGGAACGTCGGCATCACCAGCCAGAGCGAGCTGCTCGATCTGATCGCCAAGAAGGCGAAAAAGCGGATTTATCTTACCGTCCTCGGCTTCGGCATGGACAACCTGAACGACTCGATGCTGGTCAAGCTCGCCGACCGGGGCAACGGCAACTACGCCTACATCGACACCCTGGAGGAGGCGCGCAAGGTTTTCGGAGCGGACCTGCACAAGACTCTCTACACCGTGGCCGAGGACGTGAAATTCCAGGTGGAGTTCAACCCCAGGAAGGTCTCGGCCCACCGCCTGATCGGCTACGAGAAGCGGCGATTGGCCGAGGAGGAGTTCAACGACGACACCAAAGACGCGGGCGAGATCGGCGCGGGCCATACCGTGACCGCCCTCTACGAGATCATTCCCGCGGACGGCAAGGCGCCGTCCCGTTCGGAGGTCGATCCGCTCCGGTATCAGCCCAATCCGCCGGAAAAGGGAGGGGCGGGCGGAGCGGCCGTCGATCCGGCCGTTTCGAACGAGCTGCTCACGGTCAAGATCCGGTACAAGCAGCCCGGCGAAAAGAAGAGCCGGCGGCTGGAATTCCCGTTCACGGATCGCGGACAGTCGTGGGAGGCGAGCTCCGAAGAGTTCCGCTTCGCCGCCGCCGTCGTCGCCTTCGGGCAGATGCTGACCAAGTCGCGCTGGAAAGGCCGGAGCAGCTGGCCGCTGGTGCGGAGGCTCGCGCTCGAGGGCCGGGGCAAGGATCCTTACGGCTACCGGAGCGCGTTCCTCGCTCTGGTGGAAGCCGCCAGCGCCCTGCCGGCGGATGCGCAGGAGGAAGAGGAAATGGAGGACTGA
- a CDS encoding hydrogenase expression/formation protein, translated as MPSPDSVSQIEKVLLALEQALLSQRLWERPAQIPLASLARREQELLRGILGEGATVVEAPGTDARTAVATSFSGVWLTGKQSGAEGLSYTIDVGLLPAFVGEKTAALPALALPPSSLASESVAAWAVLRELVEKARAWEQELRPCEINLLLHPLSPADYEQLSGFLGRGPVIGWMEGWCRWWLFATQWRNVWRIEVRSSAGRCEASLLEIGRCPAVLTFPQSAFLVSARRVRRLLELYGE; from the coding sequence ATGCCCTCCCCGGATTCGGTTTCGCAAATCGAAAAGGTGTTGTTGGCCCTTGAGCAGGCGCTGCTGAGCCAGCGCCTATGGGAGCGGCCCGCGCAGATCCCGCTCGCGAGCCTCGCTCGCCGGGAGCAGGAGTTGCTGCGGGGAATCCTGGGAGAGGGCGCGACCGTGGTGGAGGCGCCGGGAACCGACGCCCGGACGGCCGTGGCCACGAGCTTCAGCGGGGTGTGGCTCACGGGGAAGCAGAGCGGAGCCGAAGGTCTCTCCTATACAATCGACGTGGGCCTCCTTCCAGCATTCGTGGGCGAAAAGACGGCCGCCCTTCCCGCCTTGGCCCTCCCGCCCTCCTCCCTCGCGTCCGAATCCGTCGCCGCTTGGGCCGTTCTCCGGGAGCTGGTCGAAAAGGCGCGCGCCTGGGAACAGGAGCTCCGCCCCTGCGAGATCAACCTGCTGCTCCACCCGCTCTCGCCGGCCGACTACGAGCAGCTCTCCGGCTTCCTCGGCCGGGGGCCCGTGATCGGCTGGATGGAGGGATGGTGCCGGTGGTGGCTCTTCGCCACGCAGTGGCGCAATGTCTGGCGGATCGAGGTGCGCTCTTCCGCAGGAAGATGCGAAGCTTCTCTTTTGGAGATCGGGCGTTGCCCCGCCGTGTTGACCTTTCCCCAGTCGGCTTTCCTCGTGAGCGCACGGCGGGTGCGGCGGCTCCTCGAGCTTTACGGGGAGTAA
- a CDS encoding RNA polymerase sigma factor has protein sequence MNPDTTDAILFQELFSTWESKLLLYTKSLVDDTESARDIVQESFLKLAKALRQREHPPAGDADGEGGEHRRRWTAWLFTVARNGALDHLRKRKPLIREEALMSLPSVGPTPRRALERAELVDRVLQCQKRLTRSQREAIRLRFQDELSYKEIAQVMNISVTNVGFLLHVGLKRLRELLKEELQAVPFGNDGGNL, from the coding sequence ATGAATCCGGACACGACGGATGCGATCCTCTTTCAGGAGCTCTTTTCCACATGGGAGAGCAAGCTCCTTCTCTACACGAAATCCCTCGTCGACGATACGGAGTCCGCCCGCGACATCGTCCAAGAGAGCTTCCTCAAATTAGCAAAAGCCCTGCGCCAGCGGGAGCACCCGCCGGCGGGCGACGCCGACGGCGAGGGAGGAGAACATCGGCGACGCTGGACCGCCTGGCTGTTCACGGTCGCGCGCAACGGGGCTTTGGATCATCTGCGGAAACGCAAGCCGCTGATCCGGGAAGAGGCGTTGATGAGCCTACCATCGGTCGGGCCGACGCCCCGAAGAGCGCTCGAGCGGGCGGAGCTGGTCGACCGGGTGCTCCAGTGCCAGAAGCGGCTGACGCGGTCGCAACGGGAGGCGATCCGGCTGCGGTTTCAGGACGAGCTCTCCTACAAAGAGATCGCTCAAGTCATGAATATTTCGGTCACCAACGTCGGCTTTCTGCTCCATGTGGGGCTCAAGCGGCTGCGGGAGCTGCTGAAGGAGGAGCTTCAGGCGGTTCCCTTCGGCAACGACGGAGGAAATCTATGA
- a CDS encoding IS481 family transposase, with product MRITLHKNATTTPAIRTAIQRAKGSDYELARQFRVTRETIRRWRKRDFVEDASHTPHHLPTTLNPGQEELVIYLRTQLRLPLDDLLAVIREFIEPSMTRSALGRLLRRRGHSRLPQPEKPANPTQPFKVYLPGYFHVDLKYLPQMADETSRRYVFVAIDRATRWVFLAVKRAKTPAAARSFLQALAKAAPVKIRTILTDNGKEFTDRVFGQAAKDATGAHEFDALCQALGIEHRLTKPKSPRTNGMVERFNGRLAQILRTHHFQSSLDLKTTLHRYAWLYNEHHPQKSLNHQTPLQALKTWQQSHPHLFQKAVRNHAGPDK from the coding sequence ATGAGAATCACCCTGCACAAAAATGCGACGACTACGCCGGCGATCCGCACGGCGATTCAACGGGCGAAGGGCAGCGATTACGAGTTGGCGAGGCAGTTTCGCGTGACTCGGGAGACGATTCGTCGGTGGCGCAAGCGGGATTTTGTCGAGGATGCCAGCCACACCCCGCATCATCTTCCGACGACACTCAATCCGGGACAGGAAGAGCTGGTGATCTACTTGCGCACGCAGCTCCGGCTGCCGCTGGACGATCTGCTGGCCGTCATCCGCGAATTTATCGAACCCTCCATGACCCGCTCGGCCTTGGGCCGGCTCCTGCGGCGCCGAGGCCACTCCCGGCTGCCTCAACCGGAAAAACCGGCCAATCCCACTCAACCCTTTAAAGTTTACCTGCCGGGCTACTTTCATGTGGACCTCAAATACCTGCCCCAGATGGCCGACGAGACGTCTCGCCGTTATGTCTTCGTCGCCATCGATCGAGCCACCCGTTGGGTCTTCTTGGCGGTCAAGCGTGCAAAGACCCCAGCGGCCGCCCGCAGCTTTCTCCAGGCGCTGGCCAAGGCGGCACCCGTGAAAATCCGAACCATCCTCACCGATAACGGCAAGGAGTTCACCGATCGCGTCTTCGGCCAAGCAGCCAAGGATGCTACCGGAGCCCATGAGTTCGACGCGCTCTGCCAAGCATTGGGAATCGAGCACCGCCTGACCAAGCCAAAGTCGCCTCGCACCAATGGCATGGTGGAGCGCTTCAACGGAAGACTGGCGCAGATCCTCCGTACTCATCACTTCCAAAGCTCCCTCGACCTGAAAACCACGCTCCACCGCTACGCCTGGCTCTACAACGAACACCACCCTCAAAAATCGCTCAATCACCAAACCCCACTTCAGGCCCTAAAAACATGGCAACAATCCCATCCGCATCTCTTCCAAAAAGCAGTACGCAATCATGCGGGACCTGACAAATAG